The Ananas comosus cultivar F153 linkage group 20, ASM154086v1, whole genome shotgun sequence region CATTAGAAACTTTGATTTGAATATATTGCTATTTTCGGAAAGAGAACCGCATGAAGATGCCATGATCTTCAAACCCAATCTTTTATATTCAAAGAGATCAAAGTCATGGGGAAAGAGTGTTTTCTATATATGTCTATGTACTTATTTGTCAAAGGCAAAAGAAAATGAGTAGAGAAGGAGAATGCATGTAAGGGACCATGCTTGCACGGctcaataaatattaataaaatggGGCCTTCACTTTAATGTGGCTTGGTTCCATGTCCATTCCATGCATAAACCAACATTGCTTTATAAAATAAGGGAATGTGAGGCCCACATTTGTAGCCGTTAGTGGAAAGAGAAAAGCTTGTACTTCTCATCAGCCAATGCCCATGCCCACACTACCTATTCCTTTTTGTACCCATCCATATGTATGCTTTATTGCATGAGGTTCATGATGTCAATGTCTTCTAGAGACCAACCTTAATTAAATGAATGaggaattaattaattcttcGCCAGGTTAGTTAATTAGTTCATCTTCTTCCCAGTAAGCTTACTAAGAGCTAGGCACCATTTCGTGCTACACCCTAGCTAGCTCCTAGTGTATGAGAAAGAAAGACTAGATGTTTATTGTCTAAGTATATAAGTCGATCGCACCGGGGTTGTTATTAATTACTGTTCTTAGAAGATCAATTTTTCATGGTTTTTTAGTCAATTAATTAGCACTTTTGTTTAGCTAATTTAACCTTTGGAAGTGTGAGAAAGTTGATTCATCTTAAGGAAATAGTGCTTATGATATTTCCCATGAACACTCTTGCCTTTATATATGTGCTCGAGACTTAAGTCCGATATAGATGGATGTGAAATGAAATAGAGACTCTTTTGTAAGTAGATCCGTTAGGCCGTTCAATCTCAAGGATCTCTATctttgataccatgtgaaataaCTGAGTAGTACAGGCGATAAATTAACAGTAGGGTTGGGCCATGGAAGAGGAACCTTGATGAGCTCGGAGGGGCGGAAGTCGCCCATCCACATGAAGCAGCGCTCCGCGGGGGTCTTCCACGCGCCGGAGATGAGATGGAAGACGTCGGACTTGACGACTATGCTTTTGAGGTCGATCATCTCGTCATAGTGCATTATCGAGTTCTCCACGAACAACCGGAGCTCATTCTCCGGCAACTGCTCTTGCACCGCTGCTCTCAGCTCGCACATCAACCGATCGTGCTCTTCTTGCCACCGAGCATACTCCATGTTGAACATCGCAGCTTCTAAAGTTGGCCAACAATTCATCAAGATACAAATGAATTTCAAAACTTataagaaaggaaaaggaaattaaagaattaaagtTGCTGTTGGCATTCAAATCACAAGGATAAGTAGTTTAGGCAATGCCTGAGCTTAGCCCGCCGAGGCTGACCGAAAGGCCTTGATCGCCGATAAGAGGTCCACCGCTGCCGGATAGCAAACCCTAGATAACAAAGATATATATACGGCAACTTTTATCAATAGTAGTAGTGTGATTAAAGAAATACATAGATGCACGCATGGTTTATTGGTGCAAAATGACATGAACAGTGActtagtgtatatatatttgtatatataagctaaatatatatatatagagtgaggctactatgctatcgaaagaaCCTGAGCTCTTGCTCTCTGCAGCTCATGTTCTAGCTGACTTAGCTTTGTCCTGCTAGCCTCGAGTTGCTGAACATAAGCCTGATAATGGAGGAAATTTTTATGTAAGAAattgaaagtaaaaaagaaaatgcaaacAGACATTAAAGAAGATCACATCATCACAGTAATTGTTATTGTGGTTAAACCCAACTTGTTTAAGAGTTACTGatcagaaaacaaaagagagataagaAAATGGGTGGATATGTTGTGCTTGTTTAGTTGATTAATTAAATAGGTGACCTTCTTTCGGAGCCTGCTTTTCCTAGCTGCTTCCCTATTCTGAGCAAGCCTCCTTAACACCTAACCACAAGTATAGAATACAAGTCAAGAACACTATTTTAGTTGAAAAATTGAAGCTGAGGCTACCTAGGTAACTTCTACAAGAAGAGAACAACAATGAGAAAAAGCTCTATTAATTTGGTTCCTTTCTATATTTGAACCAAACTCACCTTGGGATCTGGTGTCTTGGGTCCACGTTCTGAAACTGATGTGCCCTTTGTGCTGGACTCCTTCTGTCAaccaccaaaagaaaaaaggttaCTAAACTTGTATAAATTAATAAGAACTAGCTAGGAACTACCATATAAAGGTTAATTTCATCTTTACTAATatcattgagagagagagagagagagagatttagttgttatatatatatatatatagttttacctTCACTGGTGCCTTAGCATCCTTCCTAGTCTCAGGCAAAGTTGCTGGGTGGTCATTTCTTGGGGTGGCTGTAGGCTCCATGCTTTGCTCTGATGACCTCTTGGACCCACTGCTTGTTGGAGAGAGTAAACTAACCCCACCCTACATATACAAACAAACAAGTTGCATGCAACTctgtgttaattaattaattaagtagcaGTCACATGTAAAATTGATCAATTATTCTGATGATTGAATTAAACCATACATTCGGTGATGGGTCTTCATGCATGGGCTGAGATGGGAAGATGTTCAAAGTCTCTGCATACATAATGAAGCCCTGCAATTAACATCGAATAGCCTGAAGGTGCAGATCAAAGCATACATCACAGTGTATATAGAAgactataatatataaatattggaGAGAGAACAACCCCTTCGAAGGGAActattatattaattagaaGCACCACCTACCTGTTGTTTAATTACACAGAGAGTactagctagagagagaaagagagggaaatatatatgattgttcagatttatatatagagagagggaaaacaagaataaaatgaaagatgggtcaaataagaagaaaaaggaagtaATGCAATGTCAGAAAACCATTGGTACACTTTGCAGCACTGGAAATAAGcatagggaaaaaaaatcatgagTAGTTTGTTACATGTCACAGTCtacaaaaccaaaaagaaaatataaaactaaaatatagatttaaatataaactatatatatatatatatatatatatatatgagagaaaatttttttttcctaattttcaGAATTATAGGATTAGTTTTCAGCCCACTGCCAAAATCTGGTCAAATACAGTACGGGAAAGTATCTGTTGGACATGATCTTCTCATGACCAAAAAAGGGCTTTAATGTTCCTAGCcaaaattttctcaaaaaaaaaaaaaaatctagccaAATAATTAGAATCTACTAGCTACGTATAtgcctgtatatatatattatatatatatatattatatatatatatatatatatattcctcttactgtacttaattaattatacgtacatatatatatagacattgTGACACGATAACCTTTTAGAAACATGGGAGTTAATCAGGTATATGTAGAGAGTATGGAGTCTACATGGGAAAAGAGAGACTCAGGGagccacaaaaaaaatttaagaacagtatatatatatagttgaatattggaaaaagaaaagaaaaaaacaaaataaaatactcACGTCGTTGTTGATGATAATTAGAGGAGTGATCCTGCCCTTCTATAAACATGAAAAGAGCTTGATCCAACTCTCCCATGTCATAAGCTCCAGGTTCCCTACTCCTGCCATTTATTATATGCATCATTAACAAACTAATTAAACATGgaaacaatataatataattttccaTACTTCTAAAACAACCATCATATATAGCTCTATATTATTCTTGCGCCagttattaaatattatcataattattttCCTTCTCTTGAAAAGTATCATGAAGAAAACAATTTCTAAGACATTGATTTTTCTCAACTAATTCAAAACTCACGAAACATGAatcaccatatatatatgtgtgtgtgtgtgtgtgttaatttatctcctttttttttgtcgaaTTTCTAATTATGACCATTAATTCTATGTAACACTGGAATTTGATTGGCGACAAAAgcagaaaacaaagaaaaagaagagtaatAATCTAtacataacaaattaaaaagaaagacTAACTAATCAATTAAGGACATGTATGGGTGCTCCAAAGTTGCACCACTAGTAGAAGTAGCCATATATAAATAAGTAATAACCCTAGCTTGGAGTAGTAATtactagattatattattacatgATGTTTCCATGCATGGAGGAAGAAGCGGAGGAGGATGAAGCGTCGTTCATGGACCCAAAGAagatctgctgctgctgctgctgctgctgctgctgctgctgctgctgctcttgcTGCTTACCAACATAGCTGTTCATATTCCCCCTATTCTCCATGGATGAGTTCGCTACTACTTATTCCTCTCCCTTATTCCCTATAACTTAATTATCCAGGAGACCCAGCCCATCATTAATGGTGAAAGCAACTTCTGTTGTTTCGCACATGCTAATTAAgatacacacacatacacacatatCTCTCCACCATGCACCAACATGCAGCTTCACTCTCCTCCTAATTATCTTTGGTTActtcttatatataaatatcctctcctcctcctcctttgtAACTTATAACATAGAGATCtccacacagagagagagagggagatgggcATGTGGGAGTGGGAAAGGATAAGCAATGAAGAATTTAAGAAAAGGGGTGGGGGGTGGAGACAAGAGGCGCCgaagacaaaaaaataaaaattaaaaaaattaaaagctaggttctaaattattattattattatttttatgaacatgaagaggagaagaggagaagaggagaagaggaggggaGGAAAATATTAAATGGAGAAGGAGGtttatcctaattatatattttgggAGATTGAGGGGTTGGGTTGTTTGCCTTTGTAGACTATGTGACCACATTGCCCTCTATTGCTTTGCTTATTTCCAAAGAAAAATTTGAACCTAGCTCTATTCAAgctttttactaatttattatacttttttttttccctatagttaaatatttaatatcttaaattttttaaaatattttttatacgtAATTTACTGTCTACTCCTACACCATTTTCACacaacaattttattttaaaaaattttaaaaaactatatatgatTGCAAATGAgtatttaattttctattatcttttaaacttttgctatatatatacacgcacATATATTTAGCTGGTTCTCGTTATTTTATCTATACATCATATATTcgtcataaaaaatatatataagatgaGATTGAGAAGCAATAAATGCACAACGTACGAATTTATGAATTCATCAAGTTTTACTCACAATTTTTCTCTAAATAGTTGGTGATAATACGAAATTCATTTaacaaaaattgaattttaagtGTGAAACCTAGAACCCCAGCATTACGTATAAAGCTCCCTTTCTAGTAAATTTATTACTAGAACGTGCTTTAAATTGTCTAAAATATTGCCTACAAATTATTACTTAATGAACGGacaatttgatataattttattaatttacttgcgctattaattattagttaaaaatgtataaaacttatcccACCTATATATTACTCTTTGGATTGACTacctaatctttaaaaattttaattttactatcagaCCTTTTGGTTTTTCTGATTTGAACCAATTAGTtactttttaacttaaaaatttaaatacattatttatatttataattttaataaatatattttatacaatttacgTAACTatagattaattaaaataaacaactaacttaaattttatattaaaaaaattaaaaattattaaaattaaataaattgaaagattaattGCTAAAATTAAAGTCGTGAAAAATTATCTAGTAGGATctataatcaaaattatatactaattaaaatatatatatatatatagggaaaacttcaaaacccccccccctgtggtttcgtgcattctcactttgctaccctgtggtttaaaacgtatcaatttaacGATTTTAATTTCAGCACTTTTTAATAGATCATCCTAGATATTAGTTTTAATATatgattaatattatatatatatatatatcccttttgaagtttttggggGGACACCAAAGCACGTAAGAGTGAAACGATGAGACACCAAATTTTGCATAGTTAAACGGGGAGACACCaaagcaaaaatagaaaaacaatagttaaaataataataataaaaaaatttagtcactgtttcaattttaatttcctATGATTTCACTGATAAGCTATTTATATCTACCAATAGACttcaaaaaacatatattaaattgctttataaTTGCTTTTTCGAAGgcttttctatttttactttGGTGTCCCTCCANgatatatatctatatatatatatatatatatatatatatatatatatatatgttataaataaataaatgaatgaatggtcaaatttttttaaatttttttttttgtcatttcatCATAAACAGATCCGTGCGCCACCTGGAGCTGACGCATGCATGACGCGATGGTGACCTTTTTAAGGGAGGCCACGTGTGCGATGGCGGGGGCGGGAAGGGCCGTGCCGCTTTTTGGAAAAGTCCGGTCCAGGGACGTTACGACGCGGGCCCCACAACCCCGAGAGCCGGTCAAAAGTCCCCACGCCAACGGACGGCTCTGATCGCTCCGATCGCCGAGCCCGCTCTAATGAACCAAGAAATTAGACGCACCCCGATTGGACCACCGTTTCACACCTCGTAATTCATTGCCTGCACCAGGTGTACTTTTATTTCCTCATGCACCGGGATGCAAGTGTTAATGCATGATTAACATCTTAAAATCAAAACTCAATGGAACAATTATATGCAATCTCTACCTCggaaaaagttatatatatatatatatatatatatatatatatagaatttaaaagCATTTTACTGCGATAACAAATAATTTCAGTAATCAATAGATATTTACtcagtatataattttttcaaacatAGCATACATCTAATAATTAGTTAGAATTGATTTTAAGATAAACACCTCGCTTTTTGCTGCTAGTCCTTTTTAGATTGGTCGGTCTTAAAAGTAGGACGATAAACTTTTCGATACGAGCAATTTAACTCACCAAACGATATTTCGTTGAGAAGCGCATTTAGAAGTTCTTCAATAAAGTAGCGGGCGCTACTCCAATgtagtagcatttttttttttttctttggtagcgcggtgtattatatataattatacacCGGGTGCAGAAAATAGTttcttcaaataaaatttatgttaggtggtaaaagaaaaaaaaataataaataaacggAGATGGACCCACCTCACCGGCTTCTGCTCTTGTCCATTTCTTCACAACAACTCTCGGATACGGACTCTTCTTCTTTCACTGTGAGTTGAAACGGATCCGCATGATAAATTAATACCTAAAAAAACAAATATGTGAAATagtaaaaaatgtatatataataaatagacttgtttttattctatatattgTCTCATGtgtcaccatttttttttttgaccaaatCCAACTCGGATCGCCTTCACTTAACTCACTTTAAATCCTCcccataaattaaaaaaaaaaaaaaaaactttttttcacCAAAATATCTTTGGCCTTTTGTTACCtgctaaagttttttttttttttttttttactttcattttaTACTTTGCAATCCCTGTGGCCTACATTATTAATATCAACAAGTTAAACAAGCAAAGTCGAAActtaattgatatatatatatatagtgtgacaaattaattaagcatGCAAGCGTTAGACTCAGTCTTGTATCACCTTCATTTTCAAACtcgataaaataaaaagaatgatAGTACTGTTGAAAATTTAATGTAGAAGAGCTCAATTGGAAAGAAACTTATTAAAATTGTATATTGGAGTAAGTAAAcaaattgatttaaaatttctatcCGTATAGCccgaaaattaaataatattaactTCAAGTCATAGCTAGATAATTAACATGTGTTTCAAATGTGATTTGGTAGCTGAGTAAGGAGAATTAAATCTTATTAATGTAACATCACCCTTTCAACTCCTTTATTCAAATCGAGTATCAGCATCGAAGGAGTTCCACTGTTTACTTAAAATGGATTAAGAAAATGACAAAGAGAGGAATAATTGATCTTTGTTTCTGTGCTTCTACTGCAAAGATTTTAAGAGctctcatataatatatatatatattatatattattatatataatatatataaataatataaggaGATAATTGGATTAGGTGTATCAAAACCTCACcagcaaaagaaaataaaaaaaagagggagaaaaaaaaataaaaataacaaaaataaaaaacccacCAAATATTTCACTACACCTGCTCAGATAATATGATAGTGTTATTTGTTAAACAATGGTTTAAAGGGTCAGCTTATGTAGAACGAGTagtgttatatttttattgttgagTACTAACATATATAACATGTACAAAATGATCACAGGGTTAGAAAAGGAAGGCCTGAAATCACAAAGAAGGATTAGGttgtcaacttttaatttgTAATTAGCACCTCAATTTTGAATTgtggggggggggcgggggggccCGGAGACACtagaatattatcgatagcaccaagcacttgttgctatcgagtttttcgctgttagatttaatcctttgactATTTCCACCTCTTagatatattatactattcaatcaataactcactcaaccctaggggacacATCATACTATttccacctgttagattatactattcaaccaataactcactcaatcctGGGGAACACACATCAtactaaccgtacatttttttatGGGAATTACTCATAAAAATTCAACTTATGCCATTAAGTAAATGACACAAATTTGTGCCACTAACTCGGTGGTATAAGGGAAAATCTAAAAAAACAgagatttattttttcttatttgatttCACACCTATGCTTGTGCCACTAAGTTAGAGGCATAAATTTGAACCACCAATTAAGTGGCACAAGGTGAATTTTTATGTTTGCGCTAGGAGTGCACCGTTCATCTCCTggtatacatatttatatttaaataatcccagtgaacattttttttttttaactctctctgatttacgttttttttttcgggGTGTATTAGAAGATAAATGGATGTTAGATATTACTATAATATATCTAATTCGATTATTATTTTTGATCCGACCTTATGATATTTATCGTGGTTCACAAAACACGATAATCCAAAAACCGGGAAACTACNctctctctctctctctctctttatatatatatatatatatatatatatatatatatatgctaggtttcatttttattaaaatatagcAGTATAACTGTTTAACTTCTGACCTAGGGCTATTCTGAGCTCATGATGGCAATCcttgatttattttattaattttagagGAGAGGGGCTTGGGCAAGCTTCTATATATTAGTTGGTTTAAGTAACAActaatttactaaatttattatttatttcccCTAAAGATCTAAGCTAAAGAACATATGCCATATAGCAATGAATCTCCTAACTAATTGATTGTTCTTCTCTAACAAGGAGATTGTAGGTACGTAGTACTTTTCTTAAAAGCCATAGTTTTTGGAATTACTTCTTTGCTTCAAGAAGCACAAGTTAAAAAGtatttctctattttcaaaaactaaaaattaaatatttgataaacaatACAGTTTGAACTGCGCTAGGGCTCTAACTTCAATGGTTGTAGCCTCCACACTTAAAAAGAGTGGTTGTGAATTCAAATGTTAATTGTGAAAATTCAGTAAGCATGCAAGTGACAAATATCTGAAATATAACAGTATTACCACATCACCGTAGCCTCAATCAATCAAATTGTGTCGCTAAAATTCACCATCCCCtcatttcttcaaaaaaaacattattgtacttttttctttggaaaaaaagaatttgCTTAGTTTGAGACATAAATGTTACGGTAGAACTGCTACCctctctctaaatatatatatgaaaaataataatttgagcCCCAAAAGCATAAGATAGGATTAGAGCAACAAGGCACAACTAGCATATATTTCTTACTTAAAAACTGAAGGTGAACTTGGAAACTTCAAGATATATATCCTATAAGACTAGTTATCACCTTCCTTGCCCACAAGGCTATAACATTCATATACTGATTGTACTACACAATCCAGATTCAGACCCAAGCTACAATCAGATTacaaagggtttttttttttttttttttaatattttcagcACATTTTGATGCAATGCTAGAGTGAAAATTTCCAGTTGTGGTGGTGAAAAACAGAAGCACATTTTGATGCAGTGGCATTCCCTCTGCCACAATATGCTCATGCCAAGCAAAAGCTAAAAGAGGTTTCAATTGTCACAATGCAAAATATTTTACACTTGTCCTTTAGGAGAGGGTAGCACCAATTGGAAGATGccgcattaaaaaaaaaaaaatagaaattaccTCAAACAGGTCATTACAGAAActttaaagaaaataagaaacagATAGTGCAACTTGAGGAAGATAAGATTAAGAATTAATTACTCCATAAGAATTACAGTGCAATAGG contains the following coding sequences:
- the LOC109725416 gene encoding transcription factor TGA2.2-like isoform X1; the protein is MENRGNMNSYVGKQQEQQQQQQQQQQQQQQIFFGSMNDASSSSASSSMHGNIMSREPGAYDMGELDQALFMFIEGQDHSSNYHQQRQTLNIFPSQPMHEDPSPNGGVSLLSPTSSGSKRSSEQSMEPTATPRNDHPATLPETRKDAKAPVKKESSTKGTSVSERGPKTPDPKVLRRLAQNREAARKSRLRKKAYVQQLEASRTKLSQLEHELQRARAQGLLSGSGGPLIGDQGLSVSLGGLSSEAAMFNMEYARWQEEHDRLMCELRAAVQEQLPENELRLFVENSIMHYDEMIDLKSIVVKSDVFHLISGAWKTPAERCFMWMGDFRPSELIKMLASRIDPLTEQQILGVCGLQQSTQETEEALSQGLEALQQSLSDTIASDALISCPSNMANYMGQMAIAMNKLATLEGFVRQAENLRHQTLHRLHHLLTTRQMARCLLAIAEYFHRLRALSSLWLSRPRQD
- the LOC109725416 gene encoding transcription factor TGA2.2-like isoform X3 is translated as MYAETLNIFPSQPMHEDPSPNGGVSLLSPTSSGSKRSSEQSMEPTATPRNDHPATLPETRKDAKAPVKKESSTKGTSVSERGPKTPDPKVLRRLAQNREAARKSRLRKKAYVQQLEASRTKLSQLEHELQRARAQGLLSGSGGPLIGDQGLSVSLGGLSSEAAMFNMEYARWQEEHDRLMCELRAAVQEQLPENELRLFVENSIMHYDEMIDLKSIVVKSDVFHLISGAWKTPAERCFMWMGDFRPSELIKMLASRIDPLTEQQILGVCGLQQSTQETEEALSQGLEALQQSLSDTIASDALISCPSNMANYMGQMAIAMNKLATLEGFVRQAENLRHQTLHRLHHLLTTRQMARCLLAIAEYFHRLRALSSLWLSRPRQD
- the LOC109725416 gene encoding transcription factor TGA2.2-like isoform X2; its protein translation is MENRGNMNSYVGKQQEQQQQIFFGSMNDASSSSASSSMHGNIMSREPGAYDMGELDQALFMFIEGQDHSSNYHQQRQTLNIFPSQPMHEDPSPNGGVSLLSPTSSGSKRSSEQSMEPTATPRNDHPATLPETRKDAKAPVKKESSTKGTSVSERGPKTPDPKVLRRLAQNREAARKSRLRKKAYVQQLEASRTKLSQLEHELQRARAQGLLSGSGGPLIGDQGLSVSLGGLSSEAAMFNMEYARWQEEHDRLMCELRAAVQEQLPENELRLFVENSIMHYDEMIDLKSIVVKSDVFHLISGAWKTPAERCFMWMGDFRPSELIKMLASRIDPLTEQQILGVCGLQQSTQETEEALSQGLEALQQSLSDTIASDALISCPSNMANYMGQMAIAMNKLATLEGFVRQAENLRHQTLHRLHHLLTTRQMARCLLAIAEYFHRLRALSSLWLSRPRQD